One Candidatus Tanganyikabacteria bacterium genomic region harbors:
- a CDS encoding cyclic nucleotide-binding domain-containing protein: protein MGLFRDKPYRIADAVIVRDSQLVQLPYHYLKRLEGVAPDVAARLTRNLSEIATTRVRSLAASIAPAAASPPADDPAAPAQTQGAGAAPEAVTLVPIQIKMALARCPMFEGFDQDDLQRLGDRVQATRYPAGQPVFLAGDRADSMYVVALGRLLVVAEVDGDIQEVASLTAGNCFGELALINAEPVRSASILADTLATILRIGYDDLRDATAWRPRTRERFEANLARLAVERS from the coding sequence ACTCGCAGCTGGTGCAGCTTCCCTACCACTACCTCAAGCGCCTGGAAGGCGTCGCCCCGGACGTGGCGGCCAGGCTCACGCGCAATCTCTCGGAAATCGCCACGACCCGCGTCAGGAGCCTCGCCGCCAGCATCGCGCCGGCAGCCGCCAGCCCACCCGCCGATGACCCGGCCGCACCGGCTCAGACGCAGGGGGCCGGCGCGGCGCCGGAGGCGGTGACCCTGGTGCCGATCCAGATCAAGATGGCGCTCGCGCGCTGCCCCATGTTCGAAGGCTTCGATCAGGACGATCTGCAGCGGCTCGGCGACCGGGTGCAGGCGACCCGCTATCCGGCCGGACAGCCGGTATTCCTCGCGGGCGACCGGGCGGACAGCATGTACGTCGTCGCGCTCGGGCGCCTGCTGGTCGTGGCGGAGGTCGACGGCGACATCCAGGAAGTCGCCTCGCTCACGGCGGGCAACTGCTTCGGCGAGCTCGCCCTCATCAACGCCGAACCCGTCCGCAGCGCCTCGATCCTGGCCGACACCCTCGCCACGATCCTGCGCATCGGGTACGACGATCTGCGCGACGCGACGGCCTGGCGGCCCCGGACCCGGGAACGTTTCGAGGCGAACCTGGCCAGGCTGGCCGTCGAGCGAAGCTGA